The DNA sequence GCCGAGCGGCAGCGATCCGCCCGCCTGCATGGCCGGCCCGAGCCGCATCACCGCGCCGACCGGCGCGGCAGCACCATCGAGCGCCCAGCTGAATCCGCCGAACGCGATCATCGACACGCCGATCGCCGCCTGGACGTAGACGACGGTCTCGCCAAGGCCGATCCTCGCCGCCGCGGCGTCGGAGGCCAGCGCCCCGAAGACGAGGACGTTCGCCGACACGACGATCAGGGCGCTCCACAGCACCGGCCGCTCGCGCAGCCGCGTGGCGTCGTACTGCAACTGGTGCAGCCGCCGGCGGCGGACGACGAACCGGTCCACGATCCAGTCCGCGAGCCCGAACAGCCGCAGCTCCTTGCTCGCCGGCGGATCCACGGCGAGGCGATAGGCGTAGTCGGCACCGCGCTGCGCGGCGCGCACCTCGCCGGTGTTGCGGTCGTGCCACACCGCGCTCTCGCGCAGCAGCCAGTGCGTCGCGAGCCAGGCGCCGGCGAGCACGATCGGCGCCCACCACGCGTAGCCGACGAGAATCACGGCGCACGCCACGCCGCCGATCATCTCGACCATCCCGCTGGCGATGAAGTCCATCGAGAACGCGAGCGGCGGACCGGTCATGCCGAGATCGAAATCACGCGCCGCGGTGAGGTCGCTGGTGAGCGCCGGATCCTCGAGGTGGCGGATGCCGGGGGGACCGACGCAGGCGCGAGTGACGGTGTCGTACAGCCACGCCGCCGTGCGATCCCCCACGTTGGCGCTGAGCGCCTGGTGAATCGGGCCGAGCATCTGCAGCGTGACGAACACCGCGCCGACCAGCGCGAGCGCCGGACCGGGCGGGGCCCCCTGCTGCACGGCGGAGACGAGCGCTCCCATCGCCACCGCGAACACCGCGGGCAGCGTGCCGCGCAGCAGCAGCGCGAGCCACCACGCCGCCGCCACCATGCCGCCGGCGCGCGACACCGCGGCGAACAGCGCGACTTCCTTGCGCCCGCGCCATCTCTCGGCCACGGTCTGATTCTGGATCAGACACCGGTGCAGCGGGGACTTGGAGTGGTGAAGCTGCCGGGTTTCGCGGTACGCTGCCGCCATGATCCACGCGCAGCCGGTCGTGCTCGAACGGGGCGGCATCCGCCTCGAGCCTCTCACCCCGGATCACCGCGACGCGC is a window from the Vicinamibacterales bacterium genome containing:
- a CDS encoding ABC transporter ATP-binding protein, yielding MAERWRGRKEVALFAAVSRAGGMVAAAWWLALLLRGTLPAVFAVAMGALVSAVQQGAPPGPALALVGAVFVTLQMLGPIHQALSANVGDRTAAWLYDTVTRACVGPPGIRHLEDPALTSDLTAARDFDLGMTGPPLAFSMDFIASGMVEMIGGVACAVILVGYAWWAPIVLAGAWLATHWLLRESAVWHDRNTGEVRAAQRGADYAYRLAVDPPASKELRLFGLADWIVDRFVVRRRRLHQLQYDATRLRERPVLWSALIVVSANVLVFGALASDAAAARIGLGETVVYVQAAIGVSMIAFGGFSWALDGAAAPVGAVMRLGPAMQAGGSLPLGSRRAASAPVREIRVRQVAFGYSPGSLVLDGLDLTIPAGTSLAIVGQNGAGKTTLAKLLCRLYDPVSGAIEIDGVDLREFDLAWWRSRVTAVFQDFIRFELPLRDNVAPAGGPDAVVRAALESAGASGLASLDTVLARGYDGGTDLSGGQWQRVALARALAAVSMGAGVVLLDEPTAQLDVRGEAEIFDRLLTATRHCTTILISHRFSTVRHADRICVLEHGRVAELGTHDELMALGGRYRTMFDLQAQRFVDGEEASGLDSLT